In the Mya arenaria isolate MELC-2E11 chromosome 11, ASM2691426v1 genome, one interval contains:
- the LOC128209183 gene encoding uncharacterized protein LOC128209183: MEDVFGGRTYTRGGRNRKPLLPIENKNAVLTGKQDTGKKNVPNKKLQPKRKPKITAATKQKRQKAEIVQQQEVKEKDDSLLNDTLFGEDIVPRKMGARGRPAGKASESTSKQAKKVSVAVHEDQSEEYVAALTVENLSKRKKETASESRDDKVGNWLKTAQCSQHTAGSIDLNSQEINMEEPTLPINDDKSRAVAGEATIVEDKGHNTSNVEDSRGNNSSIEVRRGAEVISADERRAKLFPSQFDSNMATVLSNIGHLPSAKSEKYLQGKKGAFLNQLRGMHSLKDYSRSRRESFGKDKTDTVETGNDVYTSGTSYTKYTTGSQLTGLTTATGSQLTGMTTATGFTTGSQLTGMSTATGFTTGSQLTGMSTATGFTSGSQITGMSTATGFTTGSQITGMSTATGFTSGSQITGMSTATGFTTGSQITGQTTDQLSTVVSGSRLVSAASTDVSIEKDVSKTSCLKKLSAPKAKTYFSSTLRKSTSPNEMFPSDLSEIVGSGSKIKQLEQEKTPKRPNEFIMPRSPVKVLSRPCRQGNLDQKNSTQLFTTGFVEIADIIPTISAIEGASGERDVETPYQKSYNATAEVVDKIQDVANEKPVHTSTPNKGATSRDKQDYFNQFDLSSVKLDYEEDDLLHFNTSGHSVNSEEIVPLSRTYIDEQEAFDEVQFDKITLLAEKLTNLSTKSKGNSKQAHISTNEILGIPISSQSVNITTKVNPKLTQKQRKPERKVSTRAVAIVKPQAKKTKHQLQREYAHYIRPKSIGVQRKRGKGRRSSSSRSAMTFNAELKKRPSSNIPDLKDLFVTRKHSKKPVTVKNGPIKDLHNLFMARSDGGQRFVTNGGYELVNADVPICPLMSLPFTCWEVPVKMIQCRDHERSYEVLCSVPPIDNLVL, from the exons ATGGAGGATGTGTTTGGTGGGAGAACCTACACAAGAGGTGGTAGAAACAGAAAGCCACTGCTaccaattgaaaacaaaaatgcagTGCTGACCGGCAAACAAGACACTG GGAAAAAGAATGTCCCCAACAAAAAATTGCAACCGAAAAG GAAGCCCAAAATTACAGCAGCAACAAAACAGAAACGACAAAAAGCAGAGATAGTGCAG CAGCAAGAAGTTAAAGAAAAAGATGATTCTCTTCTTAACGATACCCTGTTTGGCGAAGATATCGTGCCTAGGAAAATGGGAGCAAGAGGTCGCCCAGCTGGAAAGGCCAGTGAAAGTACTTCAAAGCAAGCGAAAAAGGTTTCTGTAGCCGTCCATGAAGACCAGAGTGAAGAGTATGTGGCAGCTTTAACAGTTGAAAACCTGTCCAAAAGAAAGAAAG AGACAGCATCAGAAAGCAGGGATGACAAAGTTGGCAACTGGTTGAAGACAGCGCAATGCTCCCAG CATACAGCTGGAAGTATTGATTTAAACTCACAAGAGATCAACATGGAGGAGCCAACTCTACCAATTAATGATGACAAGTCTAGAGCTGTGGCAGGGGAGGCTACTATTGTTGAGGACAAGGGACATAACACTAGTAATGTGGAAGACAGTAGGGGAAATAACTCTAGCATTGAGGTCAGGAGAGGGGCGGAAGTGATATCAG CTGATGAAAGAAGAGCTAAGCTGTTTCCAAGCCAGTTTGATTCCAACATGGCGACTGTTTTGAGCAACATTGGTCACCTTCCGAGCGCAAAGTCTGAAAAATATCTGCAAG GCAAGAAAGGAGCGTTCTTGAATCAACTCCGTGGCATGCACTCTTTAAAAGATTATTCAAGATCAAGAAGAGAGAGCTTTGGAAAAGATAAAACCG ACACAGTAGAGACAGGTAATGACGTGTACACAAGTGGAACGTCCTATACCAAATATACAACTGGCAGCCAACTCACGGGACTGACTACTGCCACTGGCAGCCAACTCACAGGAATGACCACTGCCACTGGCTTTACAACTGGCAGCCAACTCACGGGAATGTCCACTGCCACTGGCTTTACAACTGGCAGCCAACTCACGGGAATGTCCACTGCCACTGGCTTTACAAGTGGCAGTCAAATCACGGGAATGTCCACTGCCACTGGCTTCACAACTGGCAGTCAAATCACGGGAATGTCCACTGCCACTGGCTTTACAAGTGGCAGTCAAATCACGGGAATGTCCACTGCCACTGGCTTTACAACTGGCAGTCAAATAACCGGACAGACCACTG ACCAATTATCTACAGTGGTGTCAGGATCTAGGCTTGTTTCAGCAGCTTCAACAGACGTTTCAATTGAGAAAGATGTGTCTAAGACAAGTTGTCTTAAAAAACTGT CTGCCCCAAAGGCCAAGACCTACTTTTCATCAACATTGAGAAAGAGTACATCACCCAATGAAATGTTTCCCTCTGATCTGTCTGAGATTGTAGGATCTG GTAGCAAAATAAAGCAGCTGGAACAGGAGAAGACTCCAAAGAGGCCAAATGAATTCATCATGCCAAG ATCTCCAGTTAAGGTCTTGTCACGGCCCTGTCGCCAAGGCAACCTTGATCAGAAAAACTCCACACAGCTGTTTACCACAGGGTTTGTGGAAATTGCGGATATCATACCAACCATATCTGCCATTGAGGGGGCATCAG GGGAGAGGGATGTTGAAACACCTTATCAG AAATCATATAATGCGACAGCTGAAGTGGTCGACAAAATCCAAGATGTCGCGAACGAGAAACCAGTACACACTAGCACACCAAACAAAGGCGCAACATCCAGGGATAAACAAGACTACTTTAAT CAATTTGACCTGTCATCCGTGAAACTGGATTATGAGGAAGATGACCTCCTTCATTTCAACACGTCCGGTCACAGCGTAAACTCTGAAGAAATCGTTCCTCTCTCCCGTACATACATAGACGAACAAGAG GCTTTTGATGAGGTTCAGTTTGACAAGATTACATTATTGGCAGAAAAACTAACAAATCTCAGCACGAAATCCAAAGGAAATTCTAAACAAGCACATATTTCGACCAATGAAATCCTAGGAATACCCATATCATCCCAGTCTGTGAATATTACAACCAAAGTAAATCCTAAGCTTACACAGAAACAAAGAAAGCCAGAGAGGAAGGTTTCCACAAGAGCAGTGGCCATAGTGAAACCCCAGGCcaagaaaacaaaacaccaGCTACAGAGGGAGTACGCCCATTACATAAGGCCGAAGAGTATAGGGGTACAGAGAAAGAGGGGTAAAGGAAGGCGGAGCAGTTCTTCAAGATCAGCTATGACTTTTAATGCAGAGTTAAAAAAGAGACCTTCGTCAAATATACCAGACTTGAAGGATCTTTTTGTTACAAGGAAGCATTCGAAGAAGCCTGTCACTGTCAAGAATGGTCCCATTAAAGATTTACATAATCTGTTTATGGCGAGATCTGATGGAGGGCAGAGGTTTGTTACCAATGGGGGTTATGAGCTAGTGAATGCTGATGTCCCTATATGTCCATTGATGAGCCTACCTTTCACGTGTTGGGAGGTTCCTGTGAAGATGATACAGTGTAGAGATCATGAAAGGAGTTATGAGGTGCTTTGCTCAGTGCCTCCAATTG ATAACCTTGTACTGTAA
- the LOC128208269 gene encoding uncharacterized protein LOC128208269 isoform X1 encodes MLPIGTEYNESWQGLTATTMMATEKPPSQGIDLPSFNLSQFINYEDGKTAADFISTLRNGQGQSVAKVKEEHTEEEQSVEIHIENQESPVTYRQPPPRVQSTRKEMTYTIDPNELLRGAELLIKVPNEYSRFRYESEKTKGKKGRTRHVENDDADKQCLIEIKVSQYVGTAKVIAYCCDANGYLHPFHLFGDNSCHRGVYVRRFKFRPEKVHRLTGVSVVMPTKGQKEKDYLSEKQGYLEGELHCKVKTNQTIVFDKQLVHVKVVVMLEESGKILQGISTALNNRKQGTEFRIDDIQPCSAPACGNQSHNFWKNKVLLVVSDKTFFPGEPGIIIRQRDELGKVVWETMMKGDDLTVVKKAVVKFVPPPYRNPDIMHDVEVEVCLADMKTKKETAPIPFTYTGADEYGMQNKARKRKLTMDDHNGFASALSDQESVEFGQRAASAYKKRRALMRPSESDESSSEGSSLAGQSYTMMTSVQVTDDNTAISVQGGTHENMDVVLHTAQQGKNVPFSSYTSAVQPQAGQSFSQMLSDSETHTPAPLSGGFAPEQTQAQTATSQVYQTATTEQQGTTSGYDTNIQTATPANSQLAGTSNTELSNQLASHGGVTVVRDDMFPNLPKLKSNQQLLLINGQFVVLNDDTVEPEETEIENQPSVSTQSQPQQNKGNLFNNFAVPRRPATTELSQLSVNHGNQPQLQRNTAPLPPSINQTLAQQNSSDLMSSGLQALLASWKPGPNPTQQPQQQQQQQQLLSSGLATLLAGMPGPNPTQQALQNQQIMLQLMTNMQQQLQQQQQQNLQQQQQSYEDPIQGQDDPLSDSDLECDGRVDSFGVQEVVIDSNATDDEQNITPDSVQQIASVNKSNVNKYPYPSKGKGSKNINNSKSTKKTENTQPMRRSRRGSTKIPTCVLDTKDNEGDRSDDHMSADGES; translated from the exons atgttacCGATAGGAACGGAATACAATGAAA GTTGGCAGGGTTTAACTGCAACTACAATGATGGCAACAGAG aagCCTCCGAGTCAGGGAATTGATTTGCCAAGCTTTA aTTTGTCACAGTTCATTAACTATGAGGATGGGAAAACAGCTGCAGACTTTATAAGCACTCTGCGTAATGGCCAGGGCCAATCAGTGGCCAAAGTGAAGGAAGAACACACTGAAGAAGAACAGAGTGTAGAGATACATATTGAGAATCAGG AATCACCAGTTACCTACAGACAGCCTCCACCTCGAGTTCAAAGCACAAGGAAAGAGATGACATACACAATCGATCCTAATGAACTTTTACGTGGCGCCGAATTGTTGATTAAAGTCCCAAACGAGTACTCAAGGTTCCGATACGAGTCAGAAAAGACCAAAGGAAAGAAAGGCAGAACTAGGCATGTCGAAAATGATGATGCCGACAAACAATGCTTGATAGAGATAAAG GTATCACAGTATGTCGGCACAGCTAAGGTGATAGCTTACTGCTGTGATGCCAATGGATACCTCCACCCCTTCCACTTGTTCGGTGACAACAGCTGTCATAGAGGAGTTTATGTACGCAGATTCAAATTCAGACCGGAAAAAGTCCACAG ACTGACTGGTGTTTCTGTTGTCATGCCGACAAAGGGACAGAAGGAAAAAGACTATCTTTCCGAGAAACAAGGTTACCTGGAAGGCGAGTTGCATTGTAAAGTTAAGACTAACC AAACTATTGTCTTTGACAAGCAGCTGGTGCACGTGAAAGTTGTTGTGATGTTGGAGGAGAGTGGAAAGATATTACAGGGAATATCTACTGCTCTCAACAATAGAA aGCAGGGAACCGAGTTCCGTATTGATGATATACAGCCTTGCTCAGCACCGGCCTGTGGGAACCAATCCCATAATTTTTGGAAAAACAAGGTGCTTCTGGTTGTGTCAGACAAGACATTCTTCCCTGGTG AACCTGGCATCATTATAAGACAAAGGGATGAGCTTGGGAAAGTGGTGTGGGAAACAATGATGAAAGGGGATGACCTCACAGTTGTCAAGAAG GCTGTGGTGAAATTTGTACCGCCCCCATATCGGAACCCGGATATCATGCACGATGTCGAAGTAGAGGTGTGTCTTGCGGACATGAAGACAAAAAAGGAGACTGCCCCGATTCCCTTTACCTACACAGGCGCAG ATGAGTATGGAATGCAGAACAAGGCCAGAAAGAGGAAGTTGACGATGGATGATCATAACGGCTTTGCTTCAGCCCTCTCGG ACCAGGAAAGTGTTGAGTTTGGGCAGCGGGCGGCGAGTGCGTACAAGAAAAGGAGGGCCCTGATGCGTCCTAGCGAATCTGATG AATCCAGCAGTGAGGGTAGCAGCTTAGCTGGTCAGAGTTACACAATGATGACTTCTGTCCAAGTCACTGATGACAACACTGCAATCTCGGTGCAGGGAGGGACACATGAAAACATGGATGTTGTTCTGCACACTGCCCAGCAAGGCAAGAATGTGCCATTTTCAAGCTACACAAGTGCGGTCCAGCCACAGGCTGGTCAGAGTTTCTCCCAGATGTTGAGCGATTCGGAGACCCACACGCCTGCACCACTGTCTGGGGGTTTCGCGCCAGAACAGACTCAGGCCCAGACGGCTACAAGCCAGGTTTATCAGACTGCAACCACTGAACAACAGGGCACAACTTCTGGGTATGATACGAACATACAGACAGCAACACCGGCTAATTCACAACTTGCTGGCACAAGTAACACAGAATTGTCCAATCAACTGGCAAGTCACGGGGGTGTTACCGTGGTACGTGATGACATGTTTCCTAACCTGCCAAAGTTGAAATCAAATCAACAGCTATTGCTGATCAATGGACAGTTTGTGGTTCTCAATGATGACACCGTTGAACCAGAAGAAACCGAAATTGAAAACCAGCCATCAGTTTCGACACAAAGCCAACCACAACAGAATAAGGGCAACTTGTTTAACAACTTTGCTGTTCCACGGAGACCAGCTACAACAGAGCTCTCCCAGTTGTCTGTTAACCATGGAAACCAGCCTCAGCTCCAAAGAAACACAGCACCTTTGCCACCATCCATCAATCAGACACTTGCCCAACAAAATTCTTCAGATCTTATGAGCAGTGGTCTGCAGGCACTTCTCGCCTCATGGAAGCCTGGTCCAAACCCTACACAGCagccacaacaacaacaacaacaacaacagctatTGAGCAGTGGTCTGGCAACTCTTCTTGCTGGCATGCCAGGCCCGAATCCTACACAACAGGCACTACAAAACCAACAGATAATGTTGCAGCTAATGACCAATATGCAACAACAActacagcagcagcagcagcagaacctacaacaacagcagcagtcTTATGAAGATCCGATACAGGGACAGGATGATCCCTTAAGCGACAGTGATTTGGAATGCGATGGGAGAGTTGATTCCTTTGGAGTGCAGGAAGTGGTGATTGACAGTAACGCCACTGATGACGAACAAAATATCACCCCTGATTCTGTTCAGCAGATAGCCAGTGTAAACAAATCCAATGTAAATAAATACCCTTACCCTAGCAAGGGAAAAGGTTCTAAGAACATTAATAACTCTAAGTCGACAAAAAAGACTGAAAATACGCAACCAATGAGAAGATCCCGTAGGGGTTCCACAAAAATACCGACTTGTGTATTAGACACCAAAGACAATGAAGGGGATAGATCTGACGATCACATGAGTGCAGACGGCGAGAGTTGA
- the LOC128208269 gene encoding uncharacterized protein LOC128208269 isoform X2: MMATEKPPSQGIDLPSFNLSQFINYEDGKTAADFISTLRNGQGQSVAKVKEEHTEEEQSVEIHIENQESPVTYRQPPPRVQSTRKEMTYTIDPNELLRGAELLIKVPNEYSRFRYESEKTKGKKGRTRHVENDDADKQCLIEIKVSQYVGTAKVIAYCCDANGYLHPFHLFGDNSCHRGVYVRRFKFRPEKVHRLTGVSVVMPTKGQKEKDYLSEKQGYLEGELHCKVKTNQTIVFDKQLVHVKVVVMLEESGKILQGISTALNNRKQGTEFRIDDIQPCSAPACGNQSHNFWKNKVLLVVSDKTFFPGEPGIIIRQRDELGKVVWETMMKGDDLTVVKKAVVKFVPPPYRNPDIMHDVEVEVCLADMKTKKETAPIPFTYTGADEYGMQNKARKRKLTMDDHNGFASALSDQESVEFGQRAASAYKKRRALMRPSESDESSSEGSSLAGQSYTMMTSVQVTDDNTAISVQGGTHENMDVVLHTAQQGKNVPFSSYTSAVQPQAGQSFSQMLSDSETHTPAPLSGGFAPEQTQAQTATSQVYQTATTEQQGTTSGYDTNIQTATPANSQLAGTSNTELSNQLASHGGVTVVRDDMFPNLPKLKSNQQLLLINGQFVVLNDDTVEPEETEIENQPSVSTQSQPQQNKGNLFNNFAVPRRPATTELSQLSVNHGNQPQLQRNTAPLPPSINQTLAQQNSSDLMSSGLQALLASWKPGPNPTQQPQQQQQQQQLLSSGLATLLAGMPGPNPTQQALQNQQIMLQLMTNMQQQLQQQQQQNLQQQQQSYEDPIQGQDDPLSDSDLECDGRVDSFGVQEVVIDSNATDDEQNITPDSVQQIASVNKSNVNKYPYPSKGKGSKNINNSKSTKKTENTQPMRRSRRGSTKIPTCVLDTKDNEGDRSDDHMSADGES, from the exons ATGATGGCAACAGAG aagCCTCCGAGTCAGGGAATTGATTTGCCAAGCTTTA aTTTGTCACAGTTCATTAACTATGAGGATGGGAAAACAGCTGCAGACTTTATAAGCACTCTGCGTAATGGCCAGGGCCAATCAGTGGCCAAAGTGAAGGAAGAACACACTGAAGAAGAACAGAGTGTAGAGATACATATTGAGAATCAGG AATCACCAGTTACCTACAGACAGCCTCCACCTCGAGTTCAAAGCACAAGGAAAGAGATGACATACACAATCGATCCTAATGAACTTTTACGTGGCGCCGAATTGTTGATTAAAGTCCCAAACGAGTACTCAAGGTTCCGATACGAGTCAGAAAAGACCAAAGGAAAGAAAGGCAGAACTAGGCATGTCGAAAATGATGATGCCGACAAACAATGCTTGATAGAGATAAAG GTATCACAGTATGTCGGCACAGCTAAGGTGATAGCTTACTGCTGTGATGCCAATGGATACCTCCACCCCTTCCACTTGTTCGGTGACAACAGCTGTCATAGAGGAGTTTATGTACGCAGATTCAAATTCAGACCGGAAAAAGTCCACAG ACTGACTGGTGTTTCTGTTGTCATGCCGACAAAGGGACAGAAGGAAAAAGACTATCTTTCCGAGAAACAAGGTTACCTGGAAGGCGAGTTGCATTGTAAAGTTAAGACTAACC AAACTATTGTCTTTGACAAGCAGCTGGTGCACGTGAAAGTTGTTGTGATGTTGGAGGAGAGTGGAAAGATATTACAGGGAATATCTACTGCTCTCAACAATAGAA aGCAGGGAACCGAGTTCCGTATTGATGATATACAGCCTTGCTCAGCACCGGCCTGTGGGAACCAATCCCATAATTTTTGGAAAAACAAGGTGCTTCTGGTTGTGTCAGACAAGACATTCTTCCCTGGTG AACCTGGCATCATTATAAGACAAAGGGATGAGCTTGGGAAAGTGGTGTGGGAAACAATGATGAAAGGGGATGACCTCACAGTTGTCAAGAAG GCTGTGGTGAAATTTGTACCGCCCCCATATCGGAACCCGGATATCATGCACGATGTCGAAGTAGAGGTGTGTCTTGCGGACATGAAGACAAAAAAGGAGACTGCCCCGATTCCCTTTACCTACACAGGCGCAG ATGAGTATGGAATGCAGAACAAGGCCAGAAAGAGGAAGTTGACGATGGATGATCATAACGGCTTTGCTTCAGCCCTCTCGG ACCAGGAAAGTGTTGAGTTTGGGCAGCGGGCGGCGAGTGCGTACAAGAAAAGGAGGGCCCTGATGCGTCCTAGCGAATCTGATG AATCCAGCAGTGAGGGTAGCAGCTTAGCTGGTCAGAGTTACACAATGATGACTTCTGTCCAAGTCACTGATGACAACACTGCAATCTCGGTGCAGGGAGGGACACATGAAAACATGGATGTTGTTCTGCACACTGCCCAGCAAGGCAAGAATGTGCCATTTTCAAGCTACACAAGTGCGGTCCAGCCACAGGCTGGTCAGAGTTTCTCCCAGATGTTGAGCGATTCGGAGACCCACACGCCTGCACCACTGTCTGGGGGTTTCGCGCCAGAACAGACTCAGGCCCAGACGGCTACAAGCCAGGTTTATCAGACTGCAACCACTGAACAACAGGGCACAACTTCTGGGTATGATACGAACATACAGACAGCAACACCGGCTAATTCACAACTTGCTGGCACAAGTAACACAGAATTGTCCAATCAACTGGCAAGTCACGGGGGTGTTACCGTGGTACGTGATGACATGTTTCCTAACCTGCCAAAGTTGAAATCAAATCAACAGCTATTGCTGATCAATGGACAGTTTGTGGTTCTCAATGATGACACCGTTGAACCAGAAGAAACCGAAATTGAAAACCAGCCATCAGTTTCGACACAAAGCCAACCACAACAGAATAAGGGCAACTTGTTTAACAACTTTGCTGTTCCACGGAGACCAGCTACAACAGAGCTCTCCCAGTTGTCTGTTAACCATGGAAACCAGCCTCAGCTCCAAAGAAACACAGCACCTTTGCCACCATCCATCAATCAGACACTTGCCCAACAAAATTCTTCAGATCTTATGAGCAGTGGTCTGCAGGCACTTCTCGCCTCATGGAAGCCTGGTCCAAACCCTACACAGCagccacaacaacaacaacaacaacaacagctatTGAGCAGTGGTCTGGCAACTCTTCTTGCTGGCATGCCAGGCCCGAATCCTACACAACAGGCACTACAAAACCAACAGATAATGTTGCAGCTAATGACCAATATGCAACAACAActacagcagcagcagcagcagaacctacaacaacagcagcagtcTTATGAAGATCCGATACAGGGACAGGATGATCCCTTAAGCGACAGTGATTTGGAATGCGATGGGAGAGTTGATTCCTTTGGAGTGCAGGAAGTGGTGATTGACAGTAACGCCACTGATGACGAACAAAATATCACCCCTGATTCTGTTCAGCAGATAGCCAGTGTAAACAAATCCAATGTAAATAAATACCCTTACCCTAGCAAGGGAAAAGGTTCTAAGAACATTAATAACTCTAAGTCGACAAAAAAGACTGAAAATACGCAACCAATGAGAAGATCCCGTAGGGGTTCCACAAAAATACCGACTTGTGTATTAGACACCAAAGACAATGAAGGGGATAGATCTGACGATCACATGAGTGCAGACGGCGAGAGTTGA